Genomic segment of Xanthobacter dioxanivorans:
TGCTCATGGTTGAACGTGCGCGTTCCGGGAGTTGACGGTGTGGTGGTTGCTGGCGTGCCTGGCGGCGGCCGGGCTGATCTTCTGGTGGGTGAAATTGGGCAGGCCGCGCCGAGCGTCTGCGCGCCCGCTGCCGGTTTCCGCCCCCGCTTCCGAAGCACAACCGCGCAGTTCGGTCGCCGCGAGAGCGAGGAGCGCGAAGGAGCCCGCCCGGTGGATCGCGCCGGGTGAGGCGGTCAGCATCGGCGGCATCACCATCACGTCGGGCATGATCTATGTGGGCGGCGCCGCCTCCACGGCCATGCACGGGGATCCTGACAATTGCGTGGTCGATCCGCGATTGCCGCTGGGCGAGAATGTCGACCGGCCCGGCGGCGCCATGCCGCCCTGGCCGTCCTACGGCGGCATCCAGCCGCGGGAGCGCAGGACCTATCTCGAATGGCTGGCGGGCGGGCGGTGCGATCCGGAGATCGGCATCGGCTACGTCTTCCTCTTCTTCTACGGGCTGGAACGCAGATACTTCATCGAAGGCGCGCGGCAGGAGCACCGGGCGCTCGCCGATGAAGTGCGGCGCCTGCTCGAAATCCACGGGCGGCACGGCGCCTTTAGGGGGCATGCCCGCCGCTTCCTCGACGCGCTGGATGTCCTGCACGCAACCGACCAGCATCCGGCTCTGTCGCCGCAGCCTGCTGCGGGCTACGACATCAGCCTGCTCGCCCGGCGGCGTCTCGGCCGAAAGCTTGCTCACGGCGAGCCGCTCGCGGCGGGGGACGCGCTCACATGGCATCTGGCGCTGCCCGACACGCGCCTGCGCCCGTCCATCGCTCGCTGCTTTGATGCGTTCGTCGCCCTCTGGACGCTCGGCTTCGCCGAGCGCTATCCCGCCGGACTGAAGGTTTCCGCGCCACCCATCCCCCTCAAGCTCTCCTATCGTGCCGCGAGCGGGGCGTTCGGCGGGGAGGTCGACATCCTGGTCGATGGCGCGCCGGTGCCGGATATTGCGGCCGTCCGCGCGTCGCTCGGCGGGCTGCGCGATCTGGCCGACGCCTGCACCGAAGCCCTCGAGCCCTATGCCCGGCTCCTCGCGCGCAATCCTGCGCTGCGTGACACGCCGGAGGCCGTCGTGCTTCTGCCGCCCGAGCTCGCGGGACCGGACCGGAATGCCGTGGTTGGGGCGATGAGGGATCGGCTGGGCGTCATGCTGAACGGGCACAAGGTGGCGCAGCTCGGCGTGGCAGAGCTGTTCGACATCCTTGCACTGCCCGTCCCCGGCCACGGCGTGCTGGGGAGCGCGCAGCGCAGCCAGATCTCGACGTTGCTCGATCTCCTCGACATCGGCTTCGAGCCGGACCCGCGCTATGGGTCCGGCGCGCCGGTGGGCGAGGGACGCGTCCTCCTGTTTCGGGCCGAAGGCGGGGCGCCGGTGGAGTGGGAAAAGCCGGCCTACCGGTCGGCGAAATGCATGTGCGAGGTGGTGGTGCTCGCCGCGCCGGCCGGCGGCCCCCCGCCGGCGAGGCCTATGCGGCGGTCAGCGCGGAGCTGCGGCACGTCAGCGGCCTGGATACCGCGGAGCGCATGCGTCTCCTTGTCTATCTCGGCTTTCTTTTCGCCGATGCGCCGCGCTGGGCGGCGGCGAGGAGCAAACTGTCCAGCCTGCCGGAAAACCTGCGGCTGCAGGTGGCCCGTTCGGCGACCGGCGCGCTTCTGCCGAATGGGCAAGCGTCAGTCGCGGGGGAAATGCTCATCGGGCAGATCCACGCGGCGCTGCACCTGCCGGTCGGCGCATCCGCCGACCCGTATGCCGGCGTCACCGCTGCGGAAGACCCGGCACCGAACGGTTCGACCATGGCCGGCGCCGCCCAGGCGCGCTCCGGCGGGAGCGACGATCCGCAGGCCGCCGCGCGCCACCGCCAGGATGCCGTGGAGGTGTCGCAGCTGCTCGCCGGGCTGTTCGCTGCGGAGGCGGTCCCGGCCGGGGCATCCTGTGCATCCGATCCCGGCGGCGACGGCGCGCCGCCGTATGCCGGGCTCGACCGTCGGCACGGCCAGTTCCTAGCGGCGCTGCTGGCCGAAGGCAGCATGCCCCGCGAGGACGTGGAGGCGCTCGCCCGCAGCCTCCGGCTGCTGCCCGACGGAGCTTGCGAGATCATCAACGCGTGGGGGCTCGCGGCGTTGGGCGAAGCCGTCATCGACGGCGAGGACCCGATCCGCGTGCTCGATCCGGCACGCATGCAGCTGGACATTCCGGAGCATGCGGCATGAGCCCGTCGCCTCCGCTCACCCTGCGCGAGCGGGAGGCGATCCTGCGGGCGCTGGCGTCGGGCCTGGTCCCGCGTCTCGGGCTGCGCCACATTCAGGCGGGGCGCGCCGCCGAGGCATCGCTGGTGCTGGCGGATATCGATCGGGTCGCCGGCGGCGGCGCGGCGCTGCGCTTCGTCGTCGGTGAACGTGGCGCCGGCAAGACCTTCCTCCTCAACCTCGTTCGTCTCGCCGCCCTAGAACGCGGGTTGGTGACCATCCACGCCGATCTGGCGCCCGACCGCCGCCTCCAGCCCGGCGGCGGGCAGGCCCGCCGCTTCTTTGCGCAGGCGGTCCGCAACATGGCGACACGCACCCGGCCGGAGGGCGGGGCCCTTGCGAGCGTGGTCGAGCGTTTCCTCATCGCCTGCGTCAGGCAGGCCGAGGCTCAGGGCGGGACGGTGGACCGCGTGATCGACGAGCGGCTGACCTCGTTGCGGGCACAGGTGGAGGACCCCGCGGCCATTGATGACTATGCG
This window contains:
- a CDS encoding tellurite resistance TerB C-terminal domain-containing protein; amino-acid sequence: MAGAAQARSGGSDDPQAAARHRQDAVEVSQLLAGLFAAEAVPAGASCASDPGGDGAPPYAGLDRRHGQFLAALLAEGSMPREDVEALARSLRLLPDGACEIINAWGLAALGEAVIDGEDPIRVLDPARMQLDIPEHAA